One window from the genome of Emys orbicularis isolate rEmyOrb1 chromosome 10, rEmyOrb1.hap1, whole genome shotgun sequence encodes:
- the LOC135885053 gene encoding maestro heat-like repeat-containing protein family member 1 yields the protein MDLYGHLRRLLRRSGDTEEQKAAQKQDPAPQTLAAGTGSHCSTFCAEPPDPGTKRKAYSSPRGQLAPISKEEEMPRKTTGLACVRDMDEAALRKDIGTLFPALHSMVCHLPREHLEERREALDSLVHLARLFLVELLVFLFRRLNKDEEEETCASLFILDRIVRSNISEMMHNTEKLFIALGPVLQSTSIRVREALAYFIRTMGAHGLLEKSASRPLIDFLVRQCILTLDSTEEADGRRTMELEVRQLCSSTLQSLADSHRMANVLWPGLLLQLSPAAHGPALPLLLQTSVEVVKRMQEEGRLPLARRCGKANRGCRSSPKSTLPQELLARLLVLGASSFMTVQVRRAAMFLLFQLMSMFQAGSGWFWNSYKTEMLLYVEDHKTCFCQREWEQQLLQFLEDLLFFISDHTWLGCFITSIRRQLAHGDKRPGDKSFLYKCWGTVLMFFPAESIKPQLWLLVEMVDFREEEEREGFAQALGLCARQQLYEVFAILEHWEEFVSRVQLQPSAGGSLEEPASIEQLRSLLLLTYGHVVHSHPTDLILETIGFNILAPMRHHYFLSPHEMLRVKDRARLQSPDHQHVLLAISYIGKFEPRLSKEQEAETISTCITSAMIQRPALAKLRGTEVAKSSAIRAESLQELPWEGLDLVLQTFLEQHLTPTTLLHLFLHLQPWICSPRAQERSRAVRASARLFMFYRFKAITEDLKPMAEQGYMAGLLTSQAFDAQEATRYWASQALYWLFTPCKAVVYTKTGAVVSVLSKTQKDASCRENPVHVAMLIAKHLQSSDLMPFSFTLLVGLLEKEECADQLAGVMEAVLGEQESELQSQVQDLQAALSYTLSPPRGGRLSDGTRDILHLLARQHTKTAVSILLKMPWPYKRHIKAIWRFLGADPMLTREVLHILLYDSPEKGRANPGQTQDRSCPQPARLPPATTCGLWELIGALGQADTLEGREDDLFASCFLAIACPPARHLSGAQQDLPSDTSPRSMAVQALARVLRLRGSQPAVELMDQERGWQLLEEAQPEGFTLLSRAIVTHPNLALKSIPKLLLPSLQASQEGERMACTALFAEFLGSPLLMENEPKAMRKQVVKAMLQRTEDSNIHVRGRALHGLRNAVTEFPDKVRKKRDQILESFVRAVCECCDPRTILEAMEGLCWMLRDPKAPLKAHVAVPLALQARTFFEDENSDLRRASMELFGHLSKFVSKKSSLFGAEVEKSMGTLLIHLQDGDPQVAQACRVALLHCAPFLSYQPLRTLVQSQLAEGAAPAIPAFLSEACRTLLQDCPGRLSKKAALRAAAAQPLIEVEGDHGLEESPADKVNGKDFAQAVSQRDIQLTENRGHGVIHQADHGVLGEFSSVSFYNLATQNSVGDMTYHVFSYVLSGGFYVGFNNL from the exons GGCCTTGCTTGCGTGAGGGACATGGATGAGGCTGCCCTGAGGAAGGACATTGGCACCCTCTTCCCAGCACTCCACTCCATG GTGTGTCATCTCCCCAGAGAGCACCTGGAGGAGCGGAGAGAGGCCCTGGACTCTCTGGTCCATCTGG ctcgCTTGTTCCTGGTGGAGCTGCTTGTGTTCCTGTTCAGGAGGCTGAACAAGGACGAGGAAGAGGAGACCTGTGCCAGTCTCTTCATTCTGGACCGGATAGTCCGATCCAACA TTTCCGAAATGATGCACAATACCGAGAAGCTGTTCATAGCCCTGGGGCCAGTCCTGCAGAGCACAAGCATACGG GTCAGAGAAGCCCTTGCTTATTTTATAAGGACAATGGGGGCGCATGGGCTCTTGGAGAAATCTGCCTCAAGACCCTTAATTGACTTCTTGGTGCGTCAGTGCATCCTGACCCTCGACAGCACG GAGGAAGCAGACGGGAGGCGCACCATGGAGCTCGAGGTccgccagctctgctccagcaccCTGCAGTCCCTGGCTGACTCCCACAGAATGGCCAAT GTTTTATGGCCTGGGCTGCTCCTTCAACTGAGCCCAGCAGCccatgggccagccctgcctctcctcctgcagACCTCGGTCGAGGTGGTAAAGAGGATGCAGGaggaaggcaggctgcccttggcCAGGAGGTGTGGCAAGGCGAACAGAG GGTGTCGGTCAAGCCCCAAGTCCACTCTAccccaggagctgctggctcGGCTGCTG GTGCTCGGTGCGTCTTCGTTTATGACGGTGCAGGTCAGAAGGGCAGCCATGTTCCTCCTCTTCCAGCTCATGAGCATGTTCCAGGCCGGGTCGGGCTGGTTCTGGAATAGCTACAAGACGGAAATGCTCCTCTATGTGGAAG ATCACAAGACCTGCTTCTGCCAGAGGgagtgggagcagcagctgctgcag TTCCTGGAAGACCTTCTCTTCTTCATCTCGGACCACACCTGGCTGGGCTGTTTCATCACTAGTATCAGGCGCCAGCTGGCCCACGGTGATAAGCGGCCCGGTGACAAG AGCTTTCTCTACAAGTGCTGGGGCACCGTGCTGATGTTTTTTCCAGCAGAGAGCATCAAGCCCCAGCTATGGCTTCTGGTGGAGATGGTCGATTTCCgagaagaagaggaaagagag GGATTCGCCCAAGCGCTTGGGCTGTGTGCCAGGCAACAGCTATACGAGGTTTTCGCCATCCTGGAGCACTGGGAAGAGTTTGTCAGCAGGGTGCAGCTCCAGCCTTCTGCCGGTGGCTCTCTGGAG GAGCCAGCTTCCATCGAGCAGCTGAGAAGCCTCCTGCTCCTCACCTATGGGCACGTGGTCCACTCACACCCCACGGATCTCATCCTAGAGACCATAGGCTTCAATATCCTGGCTCCCATGCGACACCACTATTTTCTGAGCCCACAC GAGATGCTCAGAGTCAAGGACCGGGCCCGGCTGCAGAGCCCCGATCACCAGCATGTCCTGCTGGCCATCTCATACATAGG GAAATTTGAGCCTCGCCTGTCTAAGGAACAGGAGGCTGAGACCATCAGCACTTGTATCACCAGTGCCATGATTCAGCGCCCAGCCCTGGCGaagctgagagggactgaggtggCAAAAAGCTCCGCTATCCGGGCAGAG TCTCTCCAAGAACTGCCCTGGGAGGGCCTGGATCTTGTGCTGCAGACATTCCTGGAGCAGCACCTGACCCCCACCACGCTACTGCATCTCTTTCTG cacttgCAGCCGTGGATCTGCTCTCCCCGGGCCCAGGAGAGGAGCCGAGCTGTGAGAGCCAGCGCCCGGCTCTTCATGTTCTACCGCTTCAAAGCCATCACCGAG GACCTGAAacccatggcagagcagggctaCATGGCCGGGCTGCTGACAAGCCAGGCCTTCGATGCTCAGGAGGCCACCAGATACTGGGCATCTCAGGCTCTCTACTGGCTCTTCACGCCTTGCAAAG CTGTCGTGTACACCAAGACAGGGGCGGTGGTGAGCGTGCTGAGCAAGACGCAGAAGGATGCCAGCTGCAGAGAGAACCCTGTCCATGTTGCTATG ctcatCGCGAAGCACCTGCAGTCGAGTGACCTCATGCCCTTCAGCTTCACCCTGCTGGTGGGCCTGCTGGAGAAGGAGGAGTGTGCAGACCAGCTGGCGGGCGTCATGGAGGCGGTGCTTGGAGAGCAAGAATCAGAGCTGCAGAGCCAA GTGCAGGATCTCCAGGCGGCTCTTTCCTACACACTGAGCCCACCTCGGGGGGGGCGGCTGAGTGATGGGACGAGAGACATTCTCCACCTACTGGCCAGACAACACACCAAGACCGCGGTCAGCATCCTCCTGAAGATGCCCTGGCCTTACAAACG CCACATCAAGGCCATCTGGAGATTCCTAGGTGCAGACCCCATGCTGACCAGGGAGGTACTGCACATCCTGCTTTACGACAGCCCGGAGAAGGGCCGGGCTAACCCTGGACAGACCCAGGACAggagctgcccccagccagcccggctGCCCCCGGCG ACCACATGCGGCCTGTGGGAGCTGATCGGGGCCTTGGGGCAAGCGGACACGCTGGAGGGACGCGAGGACGACCTGTTCGCCTCTTGCTTCCTCGCCATCGCCTGCCCCCCGGCACGGCACCTCTCGGGAGCCCAGCAGGACTTGCCCAGTGACACCAGTCCACGCAG caTGGCCGTGCAGGCCCTGGCGCGGGTGCTGCGCCTCAGGGGCAGTCAGCCAGCTGTGGAACTAATGGACCAGGAGCGAGgctggcagctgctggaggaggccCAGCCCGAGGGGTTCACTCTCCTTAGCAG GGCCATAGTGACCCACCCAAACCTGGCCCTGAAGAGCATCCCAAAgcttctccttcccagcctccaggCCAGCCAGGAGGGCGAACGCATGGCCTGCACCGCCCTGTTCGCAGAG TTCCTCGGCAGCCCCCTGCTGATGGAGAATGAGCCCAAGGCGATGCGGAAGCAGGTTGTGAAGGCCATGCTGCAGCGGACAGAGGACAGCAACATCCACGTTCGAGGCAGAGCGCTGCACGGCCTCAGGAACGCAGTGACCGAGTTCCCGGACAAG GTCAGGAAAAAGCGAGACCAGATCCTGGAGAGCTTTGTCCGCGCCGTGTGCGAATGCTGCGACCCCCGCACCATTCTGGAAGCCATGGAAGGGCTCTGCTGGATGCTGCGGGACCCCAAGGCGCCTCTGAAGGCTCACGTCGCCGTCCCGCTGGCCCTGCAGGCGAGAACGTTCTTTGAGGAT GAGAACAGCGACCTGAGGCGGGCCTCCATGGAGCTCTTTGGCCACCTCAGCAAATTTGTTTCCAAGAAGTCATCCCTCTTTGGGGCTGAGGTGGAGAAGAGCATGGGGACGCTGCTCATCCACCTACAGGACGGGGACCCCCAGGTGGCCCAG GCGTGCAGGGTGGCATTGCTGCACTGCGCACCCTTCCTCAGTTACCAGCCCCTGCGCACGCTCGTGCAGAGCCAGCTAGCCGAGGGGGCGGCCCCCGCCATCCCCGCCTTCCTGAGCGAAGCCTGCAGGACCCTG ctccaggactgcccagggaggctgagcaagaaggctgccctgagagcagcagctgcccagccgcTGATAG aggtggaaggcgatcatggcttggaggagtcaccagcggacaaggtgaacggaaaagacttCGCTCAG gcggtctcccagcgtgacatccaactgactgaaaatagaggccatggggtaattcaccaggccgACCACGGTGTCCttggcgagttcagttccgtctccttttacaatcttgcaacacag aacagcgtgggagacatgacctaccacgTCTTTAGCTATGTTCtgagcggcggtttttacgtggggtttaataatctctag